The following nucleotide sequence is from Scyliorhinus torazame isolate Kashiwa2021f chromosome 4, sScyTor2.1, whole genome shotgun sequence.
tttttagcgaggccaatccacctaacctacacatctttgggttgtgggggtgaaacccacatagacatggggagaatgtacaaactccacacggacagtgacccagggccgggattcgaacctgggtcctcagccctggagtcccagtgctaaccactgcgccacatgccgccccaacattttattgagtttaaattccatcacctgccatagtaggattcaaacccgggtccccagatcataatcctgggtctctggattaccagtccagcgacaataccactatgccatcgcctgCCCATTAATGGCCTTCTCCTGTGTCATGGCGACTCTGACTTGTTAGCAGGGCTCTCTTGCTCCAACGGGTTAGGACAGaagaggcctcagtttaacatctcatctgaaagatggcctcTGATAGTGCGACATTCCATGCGTACTGCCACGGCCTGGAATATCAGAATAAGCTTTGGGATTGAGACTTTCGTTTATGATTTGTAACCGGGATTGGATAGGAGGGGAGAGCTGCCACCGATCCATGGCCCAAATACCAAAGTGCTTCACCATCAGTGGGTAACTTTGTGAAGTTTAATCCTTGTGTGCATTTGGGGAACTGCACagctatatatttttttaagcCTCTTTGAATTGTATTTTCAAAATTGACTATTACAGGAGAAGCTTCAGTGAGTGAACCGAAGGATAAGGGAGGAAAAATAAAGCTGAAAGGGAGGAAATGCAAGCAAAAGAAGAATGAAGAGCAAACACTTTGCCCAGAGGTCCAGTCTGTGCCTTGCAGCACTACACAAGCCAGAACAAGTGACTCGCTTGCAAAGACAGCAGCAAGCTCACTACACAGGACTCCAAAGTGTCTCGTCAAGCTTCGTGCTGAacttctcgattctgtgggtgacTTTGCGGTGCAGGCAGAAACAAAGGGAGCGAAAGTCCCCAGTGATGGGATTGTCAACATCAGTGGGAAAAAGGCAGTAGAAGTCATAACCTTTACTGGATCTCGCAAGAGAAAGAAACCGGTTGTAGAAGAAGACGAAGTAAGCTTCTGAATTTATTTAATTCCAATAAGACATCTCTTAAAAATACTGGGCAATCCTCGCTTCCTCCGATCTAACTTAGTAATTACACTGGAAGCTGTCATGGCTACACAGGTTGTCTAGTACTGTTAACCTGTTCCTGTATGTTTATTTTCTCGCTCTTTTTTTCTTGAGTGCCAATTGCTTCCCGTCTGTCTTTTGCTATTTTTGCCTGCTTTAAATGGTAAATCTGCACCAGTACAAAAGAGATTCCTAACTAGGTTTTTAGAAGGAGATTTGAAGGAATGTGAGATTGCTTGCTTATCTTCTGGGCAGGTTCACTCATTGATGTCTGGCTTGTCTAATCTTAGCCAATGCTTCCTGGCATTGTGGATTGCCAAGTTGTTGAGTTACTGATTGCAGCATGATATGGACCATTATTGTATGGCACCAGCTAGCAAGACAGCTGTGCATGGGTCCATGTGCAGTCCTTGTGTCGCAGCATATCATGCACTATTTTATGCTGGTGAGACAAAATTCTTTATGGTTTGTGTTTTAGGAGATCCTTGTGCTGCATGGAAATGAGGAAAATAGAAATGACACCTAGCTTCTGTTGTGCTTCTCTAACTTGACCTTCAATTACTTATCCAGCAACCTTGTTGGTGGCTGGTTTCCCTCCAGGGTAGAATGGTTAACATTGACAAAGTTTCTGGGCCCACTAAATATCTGATCTAACTTTTGCTCCCTGTTTTACTCACCATCCTGCCACCTCTtcccccaacctctcctcattcTCCTCCCACCTCTGTTACTATCTCTGTCGTTTAAGTTTTTGTTTACACATTTGAGGGAAGAAGGTTTACTCCACTTTTAAATCTGATGTGATCATTATTGCAATGGTGGACTTCTGCATTGGTGCATTTAATTTTTGAATTAATTGATTTATATTTTCACATGTTCAGGTGGAGGAAATTGTTGAGCAGAACAACACGAAACAAAAAGTATTTAACCTGGCGAGGGTAAGACTTGTATCAGCTCCTTTTCTAGAACACAGACTTCATTAGAGCATTGTTCTCCGCAGAAACACAATGATATGCAACTCTATGTTTTGACCCTAATAATTGGGGCGGTGCGGGGAACCGATGAAGTAAGgaggagaatttatttttacaTAAAATATTTTtctgatctggaattcactgcctgaaaaggtggtgaagCAGATTGAATAACGTCAAAAGGAAATTTGCAAAGGAAAAGAATTACCAGGCTATGAGGAAAGAGCAGAGGTTTGAGACTACATAGTGTGGTGGGTTTAACAGTATctttgtgctgtatgattctaccaTGGCTAACTGACAGGTGATAAAGAAACTGTCCAGCTTTGTGAAGACGGGTTTGGTAGACGCCTGTATGTAGCtgtaccaaggtcccaggttcagtctACACCTATGATGGATTTGCTGCTCTCAAGCAattagcttttaaaaaaaatatttttattccaaaccAAAGTATACAAAATACAAACAATCTCCAAAAACATATCACAATCCACACAGTTTGACATATATATTCCAGCATCTCCCTCCCCCAAACTCTCTGGCGGCAAACAAGGGAACAGAACATCCTCCACCTTATAAAGAACTCCTCCTCTGATTCTCTGAGAGCAAACTTAACTTTTTCCAATTTGAGAAACTTCGCCACATCCGGCAACCATGGCGACACACTCAATGTATCCATTGACCTCCACCCCAGTAGAATTCACCGCTGGGCAATTAGTGGCGAAGGACACAACATCTGCTCCCACCCCCTCCGGTAGCTCAGGCCTTTCCACCTAACGGATAGTCATACCTTGCAATTCCAGGCgcttctccatccgctccaaagctcTGCGAAGAGGGGCCACTGCTCTTTCATTTGCCTTGTATCAATTCTCTTGCATCTCTAGCTGATGCTGCCAGAGTCCTCCCTTGATCAACAGCTCAACAGGCAGTGGGATGGACGACCACGAGGTTCCTGACTCCATAggaccatagaattgctacagtgtagaaggaggccatttggtccatcgtgtctgcaccggccctctggaagagcacccctcctaggcccacttcccaccctatccgcataatcccacctaacctgcacatctttggaccgtgggaggaaatgggagcacccggaggaaatccacgcaaacacggggagaaaatgacaactcacccaaggtccaaattgaatccgggtccctggcactgtgaggcagcagcgctaatcactgtgctgccccttctaATTCATCTTCTAAATATTACAGACAAAAACCTGTTCAAATGATTTAGAAAGCAACATGGCTCTATGATTgaaacataaacaaaatactgcagatgctggacatACTAcaaaagatgctggaaatactcatcaggtTGGGCTGTATTGGTAGACGGGAACAGATTTGACATTTCAGGTTGGGATGACTTCTCATCAGAATTTGAGAGTTAAGAGGGAGAGGAGTCCACTGCTAAAGCTCCATTCTTCAGCATGTTCCTGAGCAAGgtttctgtccctttcccatggcctatGGTCAGTATTCCCCCAAGCAGGGAAactgggtgcagagttggccacGGTTCCTCCCATTATTTACATGATATAGGGTAATGAAGAAGCAGGCAGCATTTTTGAAGGAAGGAAAATTTAAGTGGGCACAGGCCTCCTTGTTCCACTTTCCCACTGTCTCTATATTCAACTTAGGATGGTATACTGAAGAAAAATCCCCACCTTTTTCTTCAGACATAATTACCACAAACATTCCCTTGGAGGTAGGCGCTGCTACTTTGCTGTTCAGGGAAAGTGTCATTCTATTGAAATTCTCAGGGTGTTCAAATCTATTACTGTTTGCATTGTGGTTAAGctggagatatatatatatatgccaatGCTAGCTAACTCATATTCATGATAATAAAAGGAATCACACTCACTTCAATCTGACGTGGGGCAGAGTTCGACCATTTTTGTCTCTGACAGTTGTCACGAGTGGTTTGACCCAAAGCCACAGCTCTAATTAAGTACTCCTCCATGCCTTCTGTAACTGAACCACGCAGATCCTCCACCTCTGGAGCTGCCACCTTATTTGATTTCTGCTGGGTGTGGTAACCTGCTGACATTCCACTTTGGCCAATCTCCAACAAAAGTGCCCATTATCCAGGCAGAAAGGTCTGCTCCAaacaggagccaccttgtgtgcgacagatcagctcatggctgccaccagaagtccgcAATTAGCTTCTTATGGTATGCCTGTGGGTGTGGTGGAGGGGTCATTTTGAACATGCATTCACTCTTTGGCTGCAAAACCTGCTTGCATCACTCTCGTGTGGACAGCATTGTGCTTACTTGGTTTTATACTCCATGGTTGACTGGTCCACCCAGGTTCGCACGGGAATGATAGTCATTTGGGGAAAAGCATGCCAGGCACTCTGAGATCATCATCCCAATGGGAATCGCTGTCTCTCAGCAGGGAAAACAACATCCAAAATAAATAAAATGGAGGATCACTGTTGATGCCTTTCTCTTTACAGGCCCGCTTGGAAGTGCACAGATTTGGCATCACGGGATACAAAAAAGAACAGCAAAGACTGTTTGAACAAGAGCGAGCTGTTATGCTTGGTGCTAGAGTATGTCACATCGATTACTCTTTGTGAATAAGTATTTGTAAATAATCTGCTGTGGTTCCCAGTATTGACTCTTTCCTCCTAGATACAGTTTGCCTCAGAAATTAATGTATTGTTGATTTCTGCTCTTCATCCAGTTTGTAGAATAGAGATGATGTGCCCTTTGCCCTGGCACTCCAGCTTATCAAGCTCAGGCAGCTCTTCCTGTTTATTTCTCCTCCTTCCTGCTTTGCCCTCCAGGAATTTCATGGGACTGGAGGTTTGGAAAGAGCTGTGGCCTCATTGGTAGATGAATCAAAAATTAGACAGTAATATATTTTAGTAATGACAACTTGGAATATGGGCAAATGAGAACATGGGTTTGAACTCTTTGTCACTATGTCCAGTTCTATAGTGGTAGACCATGGAGACAAAGCTTGCATAGccccctgcctccactcccccattAGCCCGAGGGGTTATATATGCAAACCGTAATTTCACTTACTCTATTAGCTGGGTTCAAGCCAGATGGACGGTTGAGCACAtattccaggctgacactccaatgcaatgCTGAGGGTAGGCTGCATTGTCAACACTCTCATCTTTTGGAAACGTTAAGCAGAGGCTGCATCTGCTCTCTTCGATGGATGCCACAGTACTATTCAAAGAAAAGGAAGGAACGTTCTCCCCAGTGTTCTGTATAATAGGATCCTACATATTAATGTATTCActtgcagggctggtttagcacagtgggctaaggcagctggcttgtaatgcagaacaagaccagcagcgcgggttcaattcccgttccagcctccccaaacaggcgctggaatgtggtgactaggggcttttcacagtaacttcattgaagcctacttgtgacactaagcggttATTATTTTATTCATGCATATAATAGAACAAAATGCTCTTCTGTAGGAAATTCACATGTAAATTGTGACAGTACTATCTTCGAATTTGAAAATCACAGCCTGATGTTTAGTCCTTTTACCATTTTGCTTCTGCTCCAGCCCCCAAAACGCGAATATGTAAATTACAAAAGTTACCAGGAAATGATGAAAAATAAAGCCGCGGTGAAACCTATGAAAATGGTTAGTATTGTTTCATCTGAGTACATTATTTCAGCTGGGTGTTTTAATGTTGAAAATTTGTCAGACCTTTTTCTACTTGTGACATGAGCTTCAGAGCATAGTTAAATAACAACCCTTC
It contains:
- the fsaf1 gene encoding uncharacterized protein C1orf131 homolog → MTSDNPALGCLTQRRWARIRSWSPAMPVAAMGESERLVLDGFLSRLYQCGEASVSEPKDKGGKIKLKGRKCKQKKNEEQTLCPEVQSVPCSTTQARTSDSLAKTAASSLHRTPKCLVKLRAELLDSVGDFAVQAETKGAKVPSDGIVNISGKKAVEVITFTGSRKRKKPVVEEDEVEEIVEQNNTKQKVFNLARARLEVHRFGITGYKKEQQRLFEQERAVMLGARPPKREYVNYKSYQEMMKNKAAVKPMKMNSKSTLPRRKKEEKRNKRSEIIPTGQVGRFKNGALILSDSDIKRIKTRTKPKHV